From a region of the Mesomycoplasma ovipneumoniae ATCC 29419 genome:
- a CDS encoding IS256 family transposase → MKKKQKQLSPLQLEARKIANKYVDYKKVKREDFHNEISQALKNIVEEVLMAELSHHLGYEKGDRSKKGVHRPNNRNGFSSKTVNCKNGNIRLKIPRDRNGTFENKFIGKYETNLADIEEQVFSLFASGMSYEDIANTIKNIYKKEVSNGWISSVTNKLLPEIEKWKSQKIDNSYPILYIDGMFFNVKENGVFVKKSLYLILAIDWQGNKKILGFWIKNTESASNWLDVFSELKTRGLQDVLIISCDNLSGISQAIEAVFPQTDIQKCVVHQIRNSLSKVSYKHKKSLPRIWKVFIKRLIKNLQCKILMNLRKNEVKKYPSIIKSWYANFVELTTFFKYPYELRQIIYTTNSIESVNRLIRKNTKTKGGIQSVNYLSKITYLTLQNASIKWKRQVRNWDTIKKQLEIIFPNRLNNVKLN, encoded by the coding sequence ATGAAAAAAAAGCAAAAACAATTATCCCCATTGCAGTTAGAAGCTAGAAAAATTGCTAACAAATACGTAGATTATAAAAAAGTAAAAAGAGAAGATTTTCACAACGAAATTTCGCAAGCGCTTAAAAATATTGTTGAGGAGGTCTTAATGGCGGAATTAAGCCATCATTTAGGTTATGAAAAAGGCGATCGAAGCAAAAAAGGTGTGCATAGACCGAATAACCGAAACGGGTTTTCGAGCAAAACTGTGAATTGTAAAAATGGTAATATTCGTCTAAAAATACCAAGAGATCGAAATGGCACTTTTGAGAACAAATTCATCGGTAAATACGAAACAAATTTAGCCGATATCGAAGAACAAGTGTTTTCACTTTTTGCATCAGGAATGTCATATGAAGATATTGCTAACACAATAAAAAATATCTATAAAAAAGAAGTAAGTAACGGCTGAATTTCTTCAGTTACTAACAAATTATTGCCTGAAATTGAAAAGTGAAAATCGCAAAAAATTGACAATTCCTATCCAATTTTGTACATTGATGGGATGTTTTTTAATGTTAAAGAAAACGGTGTTTTTGTCAAGAAATCGCTTTATCTTATTCTTGCAATTGATTGGCAGGGAAATAAAAAAATACTGGGATTTTGGATTAAAAATACCGAATCAGCAAGTAATTGACTTGATGTTTTTAGCGAACTAAAAACTCGCGGGCTGCAAGATGTTCTAATAATTTCTTGTGATAATCTAAGTGGAATTAGTCAGGCAATTGAAGCGGTTTTCCCGCAAACAGATATTCAAAAATGTGTTGTTCACCAAATTAGAAACTCGCTTTCAAAAGTTTCTTACAAGCACAAAAAGAGTTTGCCCAGGATATGAAAAGTATTTATCAAGCGATTAATCAAGAATCTGCAATGCAAAATCTTGATGAATTTGCGGAAAAATGAGGTCAAAAAATATCCTTCAATTATCAAGTCTTGGTATGCAAACTTCGTTGAATTAACGACATTTTTTAAATATCCATATGAATTGAGGCAAATAATTTATACAACAAATTCAATTGAATCAGTAAATAGATTAATTAGGAAAAATACAAAAACAAAAGGCGGAATTCAAAGTGTAAATTACCTTTCAAAAATAACTTATTTAACGCTCCAGAACGCATCTATAAAATGAAAAAGGCAGGTAAGAAATTGAGATACAATTAAGAAACAATTAGAAATTATTTTCCCTAATCGGTTAAATAATGTAAAATTAAATTAG
- the ligA gene encoding NAD-dependent DNA ligase LigA: MENNSKIRNEILELRKQIETWNHHYYQLQNPLVDDLIYDKKLRELINLEQKYYYLFTLEELNSSPSQQVGSKITSKFAKIKHSVPMLSLNKSHTKSELEKWAQKAMVILENVTFFVEPKIDGISLSLIYKNGQLIQALTRGDGVFGEDVLVNVLKIKDEFIPKTIDYFDDLEIRGEIYIDNSAFESLQTETNVFKNPRNAASGILRRYKKNQKDSASEDFSFLSGFFYTLVEPEKHKIFRQLEAIAFLKKLGFKTNDFQKECKNLNDVFDFIGQIKQKREQLNYNIDGVVIKINEFLLYDQLGFTSKFPHSIIAFKFEDDVAKTKLLEIFPTIGRTGKVTYNAKIEPVNLGGSLISSAVLPNYSYIENLKLNLMSDVFVKKAGEIIPQIIGSVENHEKTNFSIAKNCPKCQSELIFSESGIDQFCQNKNCPGIILQKIVHFSSKAALNIETLAEKRIQTLLDKKIISNICDIFDLKNNLEKIYSEFKPSQLNSENKRAPSLQIKSVIKLLNEVEKAKNIDFHRLIFGLGIKNVGIKAAKILARYAKNISELRKLDFKILKNQNDFGPVIISSLIEYFNNEENQKLLDCLENVDFNFKNPTISPSLIGWTSFAISGKLSKPRHEFVKIIEQTGAYFHTSITKQTAYLVTGESTGSKIEKAIKLGVKRISEEEFWELIKSKIE; encoded by the coding sequence ATGGAAAATAATTCTAAAATTCGCAATGAAATTCTTGAGTTAAGAAAGCAAATTGAAACTTGAAATCATCATTACTATCAACTGCAAAATCCACTTGTTGATGATTTAATTTATGACAAAAAGCTGAGAGAATTAATAAATTTGGAGCAAAAATATTACTATCTTTTTACTTTAGAAGAACTTAATTCATCTCCAAGCCAACAAGTTGGTAGCAAAATTACATCAAAATTTGCCAAAATTAAACACTCAGTTCCGATGCTGTCGCTCAATAAGTCTCATACAAAATCTGAACTTGAAAAATGAGCCCAAAAAGCAATGGTAATTTTAGAAAATGTAACTTTTTTTGTCGAGCCAAAAATTGATGGAATTTCCCTTTCACTAATCTATAAAAATGGCCAACTTATTCAAGCACTAACTCGTGGCGACGGTGTTTTTGGTGAAGATGTTTTAGTTAATGTCCTTAAAATTAAGGATGAATTTATCCCTAAAACAATAGATTATTTTGATGACCTTGAAATAAGAGGGGAAATTTACATAGATAATTCTGCCTTTGAAAGTTTACAAACTGAGACAAATGTCTTCAAAAATCCTCGAAATGCCGCAAGTGGAATTCTTAGACGATATAAAAAGAACCAAAAAGATTCAGCTAGCGAAGATTTTTCATTTTTAAGCGGGTTTTTTTATACACTTGTTGAACCAGAAAAACATAAAATTTTTAGACAGTTAGAGGCAATCGCTTTTTTAAAAAAATTAGGTTTTAAAACTAATGATTTTCAAAAAGAATGTAAGAATTTAAACGATGTTTTTGACTTTATTGGCCAAATTAAACAAAAAAGAGAGCAACTAAATTACAATATTGACGGCGTTGTTATCAAAATTAATGAGTTTTTGCTTTATGATCAGTTAGGCTTTACTTCAAAATTTCCTCACAGTATTATTGCCTTTAAATTTGAAGATGACGTTGCAAAAACTAAACTTCTAGAAATTTTTCCCACAATTGGCAGAACCGGAAAAGTCACATATAATGCCAAAATTGAGCCGGTAAATCTTGGTGGTAGTCTTATTTCTTCGGCTGTTTTGCCTAATTATTCTTATATTGAAAATCTAAAATTAAATTTAATGTCTGATGTTTTTGTTAAAAAAGCGGGCGAAATTATCCCGCAAATTATCGGAAGTGTTGAAAACCATGAAAAAACTAACTTTTCAATTGCAAAAAACTGTCCAAAATGTCAGTCTGAACTAATTTTTAGCGAATCAGGAATTGATCAGTTTTGTCAAAACAAAAATTGTCCTGGTATAATTCTTCAAAAAATCGTTCACTTTTCATCAAAAGCAGCTTTAAATATCGAAACCCTAGCCGAAAAAAGAATTCAAACACTATTAGATAAAAAAATTATTTCTAATATTTGTGATATTTTTGACCTTAAAAATAACCTTGAAAAAATTTATTCCGAATTTAAACCTAGTCAATTAAATTCAGAAAATAAACGCGCTCCATCTTTGCAAATTAAGTCAGTAATTAAATTGCTTAATGAAGTTGAAAAAGCAAAAAACATCGATTTTCATAGGTTAATTTTTGGTTTAGGAATAAAAAACGTTGGAATAAAAGCTGCTAAAATTCTTGCAAGATATGCTAAAAATATCTCTGAATTAAGAAAGTTAGATTTTAAAATACTAAAAAATCAAAATGATTTTGGTCCTGTCATAATTAGTTCGTTGATTGAATATTTTAACAATGAGGAAAATCAAAAACTACTTGACTGTCTTGAAAACGTGGATTTTAATTTCAAAAATCCAACTATTTCACCGTCTTTAATTGGTTGGACATCGTTTGCAATTTCAGGAAAATTATCCAAACCAAGACACGAATTTGTTAAAATTATCGAACAAACAGGCGCATATTTTCACACATCAATAACCAAACAAACCGCTTATTTGGTAACGGGCGAATCGACCGGATCAAAAATAGAAAAAGCAATTAAATTAGGTGTTAAAAGAATCTCTGAAGAAGAATTTTGAGAGCTAATAAAAAGTAAAATTGAATAA
- a CDS encoding energy-coupling factor transporter transmembrane component T family protein yields the protein MQISVAKYVPRNTIIHKMDPRLKIAFNILFAVLFFVTTHLATISILLLLSLVFFYITTKRVKQIFTLMKMPIIIFIIMLIIYGFIIDHQNINTILGISSDNEPPKYKVLGLNPEETTHFISWYLVEPTVLFGSIKFSIGTVSIIRSLVLAVRIYGMIISTTILTYSTKPFLLTRAIEDLILPLKLLFIPTHIIAMIISIAIRFIPTLLLEATRIMKAQSSRGVDFKHGKIKDKVKSLITLVIPLFVLAFSRAEDLSNAMDVRGYDVYAKRSRYRRLVFNKLDYLFALIFIALITLTVLMEMNIIPISRLPFWWLYTNQKI from the coding sequence ATGCAAATTAGTGTTGCTAAATATGTCCCAAGAAACACAATAATTCATAAAATGGACCCCCGACTAAAAATAGCTTTTAACATTCTTTTTGCAGTGCTTTTTTTTGTCACTACCCATTTAGCGACAATTTCAATTCTGCTTTTGCTCTCGCTTGTTTTTTTCTATATAACAACAAAAAGAGTTAAGCAAATTTTTACTTTAATGAAAATGCCAATAATCATTTTCATAATTATGTTAATAATTTACGGATTTATTATTGATCACCAAAATATTAATACAATTTTAGGCATTTCATCTGATAATGAACCGCCTAAATATAAAGTTTTAGGTCTAAATCCTGAAGAAACAACGCATTTTATTTCTTGATATTTAGTCGAGCCGACCGTTTTATTTGGAAGTATAAAATTTTCAATTGGAACTGTTAGCATAATTCGCTCTCTAGTTTTAGCGGTTCGAATTTATGGCATGATAATTTCAACTACAATTTTAACTTATTCAACAAAGCCATTTTTACTAACCCGTGCAATTGAAGATTTAATTCTGCCTTTAAAACTTTTATTTATTCCGACCCATATAATTGCAATGATTATTTCAATCGCGATTCGTTTTATTCCGACTTTGTTACTCGAGGCGACCCGAATTATGAAAGCTCAGTCTTCGCGTGGGGTTGATTTTAAACACGGAAAAATTAAGGATAAAGTCAAATCATTAATAACTTTAGTAATTCCGCTTTTTGTACTTGCTTTTTCACGGGCTGAAGATCTTTCTAATGCTATGGATGTCCGCGGTTATGATGTTTATGCAAAAAGAAGCCGTTATCGCCGCCTAGTTTTTAACAAGCTTGATTACCTTTTTGCCCTTATTTTTATTGCCCTCATTACTTTAACAGTTTTAATGGAAATGAATATTATTCCAATTTCGCGCCTTCCATTTTGATGACTCTACACTAATCAAAAAATTTAA
- a CDS encoding ATP-binding cassette domain-containing protein, giving the protein MKIKAKNIVKIYDQKLPIEIKALDNVSVEINQGEFIAIIGQTGSGKTTFIQHMNALLLPDKGQVEYFYFDQESKTEKKLVVERPRFLKSKFKFINQIRRRVGVVFQFAEYQLFEQTIEKDIIFGAVSMGVNKEEAKKKAAEMIKLVGLDETFLDKSPFELSGGQKRRVAIAGILAMDPDIIFFDEPTAGLDPQGSVKMLEILDTLHKNGKTIILATHDLDSVLEWTKRCIFFKDGKIIYDGETYPILDNNQFLIENEMLPTNLLNFREKLVKIGYPISKVKSIDELISQINLLIKKEKNAN; this is encoded by the coding sequence ATGAAAATTAAAGCAAAAAATATCGTAAAAATTTACGACCAAAAATTACCAATTGAAATAAAAGCGCTTGACAATGTCTCTGTTGAAATTAATCAAGGTGAATTTATCGCAATAATAGGTCAAACTGGCTCAGGAAAAACAACTTTTATCCAACATATGAACGCACTTTTGCTCCCTGATAAAGGTCAAGTTGAGTATTTTTATTTTGATCAAGAGTCCAAAACTGAAAAAAAATTAGTTGTTGAAAGACCTAGATTTTTAAAATCAAAGTTTAAATTTATAAACCAAATTCGCCGTCGAGTTGGAGTGGTTTTTCAATTTGCTGAATACCAACTTTTTGAACAAACTATTGAAAAAGATATTATTTTTGGCGCTGTTTCAATGGGAGTAAACAAAGAAGAAGCCAAGAAAAAAGCAGCTGAAATGATAAAACTAGTCGGTCTTGATGAGACTTTTTTAGACAAATCACCTTTTGAACTCTCAGGTGGCCAAAAACGAAGAGTTGCAATTGCCGGAATTTTAGCAATGGATCCGGATATAATTTTTTTTGACGAACCAACGGCAGGTCTTGACCCTCAGGGTTCGGTAAAAATGCTTGAAATATTGGACACTCTTCATAAAAATGGAAAAACAATCATTTTAGCAACTCATGATCTTGATAGTGTTTTAGAGTGAACAAAACGTTGTATTTTTTTTAAAGATGGTAAAATTATATACGATGGTGAAACATATCCTATTTTAGATAATAATCAATTTCTTATTGAAAATGAAATGTTACCTACAAATTTACTAAATTTCCGTGAAAAATTAGTAAAAATAGGATATCCAATTTCGAAAGTCAAGTCAATTGATGAATTGATTAGTCAAATTAATCTATTAATAAAAAAGGAAAAAAATGCAAATTAG
- a CDS encoding energy-coupling factor transporter ATPase — MIKVTNISFSYTNDMNQLALKDVSLTFEKGKYYAILGHNGSGKSTFSKIISGIAKPQKGTVEVDSILLNKESLPKIRKKIGIIFQNPDNQFVGATVEDDIAFSLENINEDPKKMPKIIAELAQKVQMQSYLEREPQFLSGGQKQRVAIASVLALNPQIIIFDEITSMLDPKGKSDVVKILDDLRKDKSKTLISITHNMNEAILADEVVVFAKGQIIAKGDPKLILNNDEIIEKAKIDSPFIYKISKNLDFISPTYDENELLEQLWKLKQKIS, encoded by the coding sequence ATGATAAAAGTTACAAATATTTCCTTTAGTTACACTAACGATATGAATCAATTAGCGCTCAAAGATGTTAGTCTAACTTTTGAAAAAGGCAAATATTATGCAATTTTAGGCCACAATGGATCAGGAAAGTCGACATTTTCTAAAATTATTTCCGGAATCGCTAAACCGCAAAAAGGTACAGTTGAAGTTGATTCAATTTTATTAAATAAAGAAAGTTTACCTAAAATTAGAAAGAAAATCGGCATTATTTTTCAAAACCCAGATAATCAATTTGTCGGGGCAACAGTTGAGGACGATATTGCCTTTAGTTTGGAAAATATTAACGAAGATCCAAAAAAAATGCCCAAAATTATAGCAGAATTGGCACAAAAAGTACAAATGCAATCTTATCTCGAGCGCGAGCCGCAATTTTTATCTGGTGGTCAAAAGCAAAGAGTTGCTATTGCCTCAGTTTTAGCCCTAAATCCGCAAATAATAATTTTTGACGAAATAACCTCAATGCTTGATCCAAAAGGAAAAAGTGATGTTGTTAAAATTTTAGATGACCTCCGTAAAGATAAAAGTAAAACTTTGATTTCAATAACGCACAATATGAACGAAGCGATTTTAGCCGATGAAGTTGTTGTCTTTGCCAAAGGCCAAATTATTGCAAAAGGTGATCCAAAATTAATTTTAAACAATGATGAAATAATTGAAAAAGCCAAAATTGACTCGCCTTTTATTTATAAAATTTCAAAAAACCTTGATTTTATTAGTCCGACCTATGATGAAAATGAATTGCTGGAACAATTATGAAAATTAAAGCAAAAAATATCGTAA
- the hpt gene encoding hypoxanthine phosphoribosyltransferase, producing the protein MINKHIVKILFDNKQIKTRIDEIAKWINSNYKNSQEIVFVAVLKGSLIFLTDLIQQIEVDSMVDCIIAKSYFGGTQSGGELKVITDIDLKIENKDVILIDDIFDSGITLTKISEHLKLKKPKSLKIITLFYKREKRKTDIEPDYFGFEVPDAFLVGYGLDYQEKYRNWPFVAIFDPNKKE; encoded by the coding sequence ATGATTAACAAACATATTGTAAAAATTTTGTTTGACAATAAACAAATTAAAACTAGAATTGATGAGATTGCAAAGTGAATAAATTCAAACTATAAAAATTCACAAGAAATTGTTTTTGTTGCGGTTCTTAAAGGTTCATTAATTTTTCTGACTGATTTAATTCAGCAAATCGAAGTTGATTCAATGGTCGATTGCATAATTGCCAAATCCTATTTTGGTGGCACCCAATCAGGTGGCGAATTGAAAGTTATTACCGATATTGACCTAAAAATTGAAAATAAAGATGTTATTTTAATTGACGATATTTTTGATTCAGGCATAACTTTGACAAAAATTAGTGAACATTTAAAATTAAAAAAACCAAAATCACTAAAAATAATTACTTTATTTTATAAAAGAGAAAAAAGAAAAACTGATATTGAACCTGATTATTTTGGCTTTGAAGTTCCTGATGCTTTTCTTGTTGGTTATGGACTTGATTATCAGGAAAAATATCGAAATTGACCTTTTGTTGCAATTTTTGATCCAAACAAAAAGGAATAA
- the rsmI gene encoding 16S rRNA (cytidine(1402)-2'-O)-methyltransferase, with product MAKITVIATPIGNLQDITLRAIQAIKSADLILCEDTRTSKKILNFLEVKDKKLISYHKFNEKSTIAKMSDIFLTNKNIILMSDAGTPSISDPGQILIKWAHQNDVEVDFLPGACAFVGAFVLSGFDLPLVFMGFFNSKKQQIIKQIEHFIQNYSYIFYVSPYKLLYILEVINEFYGDKVEIFLVKEMTKIHQKYFFGSPLKVLGELQNSTKGEFTMVLRLKNDEKPKLKANKYENFSKNSVKF from the coding sequence ATGGCAAAAATCACAGTTATAGCAACTCCAATTGGAAATTTACAAGATATAACTCTGCGAGCAATTCAAGCAATAAAATCAGCTGATTTAATTTTGTGTGAGGACACCCGAACTTCCAAAAAAATATTAAATTTTTTGGAAGTTAAAGACAAAAAGTTAATTTCCTATCACAAATTTAATGAAAAATCAACTATCGCCAAAATGTCTGACATATTTTTAACTAATAAAAATATAATTCTAATGTCAGATGCAGGCACCCCTTCAATTAGTGATCCGGGTCAAATTTTGATAAAATGAGCGCACCAAAACGATGTCGAAGTTGATTTTTTGCCTGGTGCATGTGCTTTTGTTGGCGCTTTTGTTCTTTCTGGTTTTGATTTACCGTTAGTTTTTATGGGTTTTTTTAACTCAAAAAAGCAGCAAATAATTAAACAAATTGAGCATTTTATACAAAATTATAGTTATATTTTTTACGTCTCACCATATAAATTACTTTATATTCTTGAAGTAATTAATGAATTTTATGGTGATAAAGTCGAAATTTTTCTTGTTAAGGAAATGACAAAAATTCATCAAAAATATTTTTTTGGTTCTCCTTTAAAAGTTTTAGGTGAACTTCAAAATTCTACCAAAGGCGAATTCACAATGGTTTTAAGGCTAAAAAACGATGAAAAACCGAAGTTAAAAGCAAATAAATATGAAAATTTTTCCAAAAATAGTGTAAAATTTTAG
- a CDS encoding DNA polymerase III subunit delta' has translation MKQITTNWHHFLDNLTKTKTIPHAILLVSSYSDFLDEKITEFLEIFSQKPQIFQHDFADNRLSKTEFLEEVNKLYFSSLYGDNSKIFLIKNIENAHISVLNSFLKILEDPPLNTYFLLTSFSSDLIIPTIVSRCQIFFFNDLNRKNELKKKLDTWKKSPYNAIYANIFTNFDQATLAIKAISDSDLDKLKSLLNNLTKSKFDFLLFLNQVLTKENSFIFLQIIIGHFKQFFLSNSGLNKKDAKKGNFFDLNSEKMVKINQTFKKFLSSLETNANFNIQKSGFLVRLNNILT, from the coding sequence ATGAAGCAAATTACGACAAATTGGCACCATTTTCTCGATAATTTGACAAAAACTAAAACAATTCCACATGCAATTTTACTTGTTTCGAGTTACTCAGATTTTCTAGATGAGAAAATAACTGAATTCTTAGAAATATTTAGTCAAAAACCACAAATTTTTCAACATGATTTTGCAGATAATCGCCTTTCAAAAACAGAATTTTTAGAAGAGGTAAACAAGTTGTATTTTTCCTCACTTTATGGCGATAATTCAAAAATTTTCCTAATAAAAAACATCGAAAATGCCCATATTTCTGTGCTAAATTCATTTCTAAAAATTTTAGAAGATCCACCTTTGAATACATATTTTTTACTAACTTCTTTTTCTTCTGACTTAATTATTCCGACTATTGTTTCTCGTTGTCAAATATTTTTTTTCAATGATTTAAATAGAAAAAATGAACTCAAAAAAAAGTTAGATACATGAAAAAAATCGCCTTATAATGCCATATATGCAAATATTTTCACCAATTTTGATCAAGCAACTTTAGCTATTAAGGCCATTAGTGATTCGGATTTAGATAAATTAAAATCATTACTAAATAATTTAACTAAATCAAAATTTGATTTTTTACTATTTTTAAATCAAGTTTTAACAAAAGAAAACTCATTTATTTTTCTTCAGATAATAATCGGTCATTTTAAACAATTTTTTTTAAGCAATTCTGGTCTTAACAAAAAAGACGCTAAAAAAGGGAATTTTTTTGACTTGAATTCTGAAAAAATGGTAAAGATTAATCAGACCTTTAAAAAATTTCTTTCATCACTTGAAACAAATGCAAACTTTAATATTCAAAAATCGGGCTTTTTAGTTCGTCTAAATAACATTTTAACTTAA
- the tmk gene encoding dTMP kinase translates to MFISFEGIDASGKSTVMNLFAKYLRIKFPEKEILTTFEPYSGNDSQEAQQIREFLLNKKNQISPYVEMLLFSTSRRIHLEQVIWPALKSGKIVLCDRYIDSSIAYQGFGNNLSPDLVFDLNSLISEKTFPDLTIFLDVKISKSRERMEIYRNEKRDRLENRGEDFYKQVIKGYEYLLKTRKNFIKIDGNGDYDHVLTDIINFFESYYEANYDKLAPFSR, encoded by the coding sequence ATGTTTATAAGTTTTGAAGGGATTGATGCAAGCGGAAAATCAACCGTTATGAATTTGTTTGCAAAGTATTTAAGAATTAAATTTCCAGAAAAAGAAATTCTTACAACTTTTGAACCATATAGCGGCAATGATTCACAAGAAGCACAACAAATCCGCGAGTTTTTACTTAATAAAAAAAATCAAATTAGCCCGTATGTTGAGATGCTTTTATTTTCAACCTCAAGAAGAATTCATCTTGAACAAGTAATTTGGCCAGCTTTAAAATCAGGAAAAATTGTTCTTTGTGATCGCTACATTGATTCTTCGATTGCATATCAAGGGTTTGGAAATAATTTAAGCCCAGATTTAGTTTTTGATTTGAACAGTTTAATTTCTGAAAAAACTTTTCCAGATCTTACAATTTTCCTTGATGTTAAAATTTCAAAATCACGCGAGCGAATGGAAATTTATCGAAATGAAAAGCGAGACCGACTTGAAAATCGCGGCGAGGATTTTTATAAACAAGTTATTAAAGGATATGAATATTTACTAAAAACAAGAAAAAATTTCATTAAAATTGACGGTAATGGCGACTATGATCATGTTTTAACAGATATTATTAATTTTTTTGAGAGCTATTATGAAGCAAATTACGACAAATTGGCACCATTTTCTCGATAA